Proteins from a genomic interval of Plasmodium sp. gorilla clade G2 genome assembly, chromosome: 10:
- a CDS encoding acetyl-CoA transporter, putative, translating to MFNRLFENFEYNFFIKRKKLKYDTKDGQYVKQNISKKNKDYYNIIFLLSLYTIQGVPIGVSSVVPLIIQDKVSYSQLSILSLVSLPFSIKLLWAPIVDSVYNKRIGRRKSWIIPLQLFCSFTMIYFSNNVSIWLGEKDNIPNLFFLTLFFLLLFFLMATQDIAVDGWALTMLSEENKKAASTCNILGQNIGYCLSQLSFLTLNNKNICFYIFKKYIKFMYLIFNKSTYYRNMYEKMDLLYPSFQPFVDMKKFLKFWGTFILMLTIYTCFKKEKSEHDEEKDKLKNNNEMDNYNISEGQKCDDKMNNAKINNPKKLNNQIRTNEHIKINDIKQTNIQKQSSEINEFANAKDTYKTLYELLFLPPMKIFIILFLINRLPFASVEVGTNFKMLKRGITKEEFALFNPLYIPVSIISPAIIGKIIQKMKPLDVYYFGYVLRYFSNIILSTLLPITKYMYSNKIEGTNMKFYFYYMYIFMAQVFNHFSIDLMTVSSMSFQNIISDPKIGGTYMTFLNTVNNLGSHWSTIFLWLLDYTDKEFCYKGKCVLVDGFYIQMILSFIIGIIINKYILSFTRKLQAFPLEDWRTKYIGKEF from the exons ATGTTCAATCGTTTATTTGaaaattttgaatataattttttcataaaaagaaagaagtTAAAATATGATACGAAAGATGGACAATATgtgaaacaaaatatatcaaaaaaaaataaggactattataatataatattcttacTATCACTATATACGATACAag GTGTACCTATTGGAGTTTCGTCCGTAGTACCATTAATCATACAAGATAAAGTCAGCTATTCTCAATTAagtatattatcattagtTAGTTTACCTTTCAG cataaaattattatgggCACCTATAGTTGATTcggtatataataaaagaattgGAAGGAGAAAAAGTTGGATAATACCACTACAG cTATTTTGCAGTTTTACGATGATATATTTTAGTAATAATGTCAGTATCTGGTTAGGGGAAAAAGACAATATTccaaatttatttttcctaacacttttttttctccttctattttttctaatGGCTACACAAGATATTGCCGTGGACGGATGGGCGTTAACAATGTTAtctgaagaaaataaaaa agcGGCCTCTACATGCAATATACTGGGACAGAACATAGGATATTGCTTATCGCAATTATCCTTTTTAACATTAAATAACAAAAACATTTGtttctatatattcaaaaaatatattaagtttatgtatttaatatTCAATAAATCAACCTATTATAGAAATATGTATGAAAAGATGGATCTTTTATACCCATCATTTCAACCATTTGttgatatgaaaaaatttttaaaattctgGGGGACATTTATACTAATGCTCACTATATATACGTGCTTTAAGAAGGAGAAGTCAGAACAcgatgaagaaaaagataaattaaaaaataataatgaaatggataattataatatttcagaAGGACAAAAATGTGAcgataaaatgaataatgcaaaaattaataatcctaaaaaattaaataaccAAATAAGAAcaaatgaacatataaaaataaatgatataaaacaaaCGAATATTCAAAAGCAATCTAgtgaaataaatgaatttgCAAATGCAAAAGATACGTATAAAACATTATAcgaattattatttctacctccaatgaaaatatttattattttatttttaattaaccGTTTACCATTTGCTTCTGTAGAGGTAGGAAcaaattttaaaatgttaAAAAGAGGAATAACTAAAGAGGAATTTGCTTTATTTAATCCATTATATATACCTGTATCAATTATATCCCCAGCTATTATTGGGaaaattatacaaaaaatgaaaccactggatgtttattattttggaTATGTATTAagatatttttcaaatatcATTTTATCTACTTTACTACCTATAACCAAATACATgtattcaaataaaatagaaggtacaaatatgaaattttatttttattacatgtatatatttatggcACAAGTTTTTAATCATTTCTCAATCGATTTAATGACTGTTTCATCg ATGAgttttcaaaatataatatcagATCCTAAAATAGGAGGGACATATATGACCTTTTTAAATACCGTAAATAATTTGGGCTCACAC tGGTctactatatttttatggcTACTTGATTACACTGATAAGGAATTTTGTTATAAAG GAAAATGTGTGCTAGTTGATGGATTTTATATTCAGATGATATTGTCCTTTATAATTGGAATAATAATCAACAAGTATATTCTAAGTTTTACGAGAAAGCTACaa gcTTTTCCTTTAGAAGACTGgagaacaaaatatattggAAAAGAATTTTAA
- a CDS encoding phosducin-like protein, putative, which produces MIPKNKLSDICTTLTLEKAKEDIEKECKLVEKQKQKHDDEKDEGLRIDGNEEKNDENSDEEEIRKWREKRLMEFKKKRELKRDGVYTEVCEKDFLPSVLKNHNVICHFYDNSFKRCDILHSHLIKLANKHLATKFIKMEAKNCLFFMNKLNIKVLPSLCLFIDGVLIQTSVGFEDFGNNDNFKTKDLEMFLYKKKVINNMECSDSDEDF; this is translated from the exons atgataccGAAAAATAAATTGAGCGATATATGTACAACACTCACATta GAAAAAGCTAAAGAAGATATAGAAAAAGAGTGTAAATTGgttgaaaaacaaaaacaaaaacatgATGACGAAAAAGATGAAGGACTGAGGATTGATGGAAATGAAGAAAAGAATG ACGAAAATAGTGACGAAGAAGAAATTCGAAAATGGAGAGAAAAAAGACTTATGGAAtttaaa aaaaaaagagaatTAAAAAGAGATGGAGTTTATACAGAAGTCTGTGAAAAGGACTTTTTACCTTCTGTTCTTAAGAATCATAATGTA atTTGTCATTTTTATGATAACAGTTTTAAAAGATGTGACATTTTACACTCCCATTTAATCAAATTAGCTAATAAACATTTAGCTACTAAATTTATCAA AATGGAAGCAAAAAACTGTCTgttttttatgaataaattaaatattaaagttTTACCAAGTTTATGCTTATTTATTGATGGAGTGTTGATACAAACTTCTGTGGGTTTCGAAGATTTTggaa ATAATGATAACTTTAAAACAAAAGATTTAGAAATGTTTTTATACAAAAAGAaagttataaataatatg gaATGCAGTGATAGTGATGAagatttttaa